Genomic DNA from Lagopus muta isolate bLagMut1 chromosome 19, bLagMut1 primary, whole genome shotgun sequence:
TGCGGGCAGCAGCCGGAGCTGGAGGGCTCCGAGCGCCGCGAGGGCACCCGGCCCTGCCCCGCCCCGAGGGCCCGAGGCCGGAGCCGACACGGCCCGGAGCTCCCTGCCGGGCCCGCCGGCCCCCGGGCAGCGCGTCGGCACAGCGGCGCTGCGAGGTGAAAGTCCGTCCGGCTTCTGCCAGCGTGCCCGCGGCCTGGGCCGGCTCTGCAAATATTGGGTTATGGGCCAGCTGGAAAAGAGGCTCCTGCCCTTTGCTCTGTTTGCCATTTCCTCCGGCTGTTTGGTTTCAGTTAATCATCTTGAGAAGGCAAACAGCAGCGGGGAGGGATGGCGTGTCCTCGCTACCCACACTTGCCCCTCAGGGTGGGTGACACCGGCTCGCCCAGGTGCCTGGGACCTCTGTGAGGGTCTCACCCCGCCGCCAAGAGGGAGCTGGCAGGTGGACTCTGCCCTGTTCAGCCCCTGCCCCAGTACATGCTGGGGGCTTCTTgatgctctgctgcctgcagataATGCTGTACCTGCAACAGGGCTCTCTGCAGGATCCCGGGGCAGGAGTGTGAATCACAGCATTGCATAAGGCAGACTGGCAGGTGCTGGCCCAGATCTGGAACAGGTGAAGAGAGGAGCTCAGAAGGATGCTCGCCCCTGTGCCCCACAGGCCATGGTGAACCCAGGCCATATGGCGGGCGTGCAGGACCAGGAGCTGTGCCCACGCCTCCCAGCCTGGCCCTCCCCAGGTTGGCCgctccagcagccctgctctccgTGGTCTGAAGGTCACGCTGCTGCGCACTGGGACAGTGCAGAGTCCCTGATCCTGTTCAGTGGCGCTCTGAAATTTCCAGGCATGATGTTTTGGGgtcttctttccctcctcctctttgctgtGGCCAGCGGGACGCCCATTGGTGACCAGGATGAGGACATCCAAGTGCAGGAGAATTTTGAGCCTGAGCGGGTAAAGTGGCTTGGCGGTCCCTGGAATTTGGGGGCAGAAGGGATGGGGgaagttttgtttcactttcctCCCAAAAGGAAGATGATTTGCCATAATGGGCTGTGCGGGGCAGGCCTCCCTTGATGCCAGTCATGGGGACCCAGCCCTTGGGATGGCCTCACCCCAGCAAACACACGGACAGGGCAAACGTGTCCCAGCCTGTTCATCAGCCCAGCCTGAGCTGTGGGGAGATGCAGAGTGTTTACGGGATGCATCCTGCCTGGGAGCAGGCCTGTGGGTCTCCAGCAGGCACCCTGCCTGGCTGTGCACACCCAGCAGCAAGGGTCTGGGCTCTCCTGGGGCACACAGCAGGCATGAGACCCTGCCTGGTGGGCAGAGGACACAGGGACACTGTCTTGAGCTTGGAGACCCCTCTCAGTTCCCAAGGGACTGCCTAGCCCCTATTCAAGAAaccaaagcagagagcaggagaAAGAGCTCTGCTAGTGTGAGCATCCATGGGAACAAGTGTCCAGCTTGCTCCTCAGACTGTTTAGATCCAAGCTCGAAAGCCTGGGAAGCCATGTGAGATGGGTGACCATGGAGTTGGAAATCCTACTGAGTGCTGATCActttccttcagcagctcttgCCACGACACCCTGCACCATAGCTCACCAACTTACTTCCTGGCCACGAGAATGTCGGCTCTGCAGAAAGCTATGGGATGCCCTACCTCAGTGGAGGGATCCCGTGGTGGagtcatctctttttttccccacagatgTATGGGAAATGGTATGATGTAGCTGTTGCCACCACCTGCAAGTGGATGAAGAATTACAAGGAGAAGTTCAGCATGGGCACACTGGTGCTGGGCCctggccccagcactgaccagATCAGTACCATCAGCACCAGGCTGCGGTATGGGCATTGCTGTGGGTGCTCAGGGGTTTCAGGGATCCTACGCCGTGGCCAGTTTTGGTGCTCCAGCAAatcatgtttttgtttatcACAAGATAAACAAAAAAGAGGTCATTCCAATCAGATGgttgttttcctcctccctccaggCAAGGTGACTGCAAACGCGTCTCAGGAGAGTACCAGAAAACCGGCACCCCTGGCAAATACACCTACTATAGCCCCAGTAAGTTGGGCTTGCTGCTGGCCTGCTGGGTCCCGAGAGCCACTGTGCAGTCAGGGGGTATGAACCAGGTCTGGACCTCAGAAGATGACACAGCTGGTGGCTGGGAGAGTGGTTCAGGGCAGCAGGGCTCAATGAAGAGGAAGACTCTCCATAGttcaggtcatttccaaccaaGAAAGCAGGGAGCAAGGTCTTGGGGGGACCGCTTCAGAGCTGCCTGTGCAGGTACAGGATTATGAGGTATTCCAGCAGATCCCTCCCATCCCCAGGGTTCCAAGATGGGATAAGCACCCCCAGCCATGTTTCAGGAGCGTTGGTGGTATCCCATTATCTGCAACACTAGGATTCCAGTCTCCTTGACTAACAAGAGGATGGTGAGGTCAGGGTCAGGGTTGTGCCCAGGTCAGTAGCTGCCTCCCAGTAATCTGACAGTTTCTTGAATTAGCTGCCTGATTTCACTCCCCAGTTCTGGGACTGCCTTCTACACCCCTGTTCCTCCCTAAGGGTAGCAATGATGTCCTTTGTATCTCTTTCTCACCCAGAGTGGGATGTGTCTATCAAGTCCTATGTGCTTCGCACCAACTATGAAGAATACGCGGTCATTCTGATGAAGAAGACAAGTAATTTTGGCCCAACCACCACACTGAAGCTGTATGGTATGTCTGCTGTGGCACTGTGGGCAAGCAAACTCTGGGGTGGGCTCAGTAACACTGCTCTATGGCTCTGGAGCTGGTGCCTTCAGTCAACTCTGGCATCAGATGAGGTGGAGTTTTACGGCTCAGCTTAGAGACATATCATACAATGAACATTGAGAGCAGACTGTTGTTTGAGATGAACACGATTTGTGTGGGAGAAACTCAGATCTGGAAGCAGCAGACACCAGCTGACAGTCCTTTCCTTGCCGTCACCCAGGGAGAAGCCCAGAGCTGCGGGAAGAGCTCACCGAGGCTTTCCAGCAGCTGGCTCTGGagatgggcatccctgcagATTCCATCTTCATCCTGGCCAACAAAGGTAACCTGTGTGCGGtgtgcagctctcctgctgcctgtgTCCTCAGTGTGACAGTGTGCTGAGGCTGTTCCTTCTTGGTACACAGGGGTGAGGAGAAGAGACAGCCAGGATGGAGGGAGGACAAACGAGGGCTTTGCTGGGACGGGGTAGGAAGGGGATGAGGCTAAGAATCAGCCAGGCTGCCACTAGCACCCAGTTTTCTGCAATATCCAAGGTAGTTGGTGGGATTCTTTCTCGGCTGTCAGGTTGATGCAACCCAACATGGCTGTTCTGGAGCCATTCATGTATCTGGAGCAGGACACTGCAGcaacacccacagcttctccccGTGGCTGTGGACTCCTAGGATGTGATGGGTGCCTTGCTCAACAGGGAGTGACAGCAAATGCTTGATGCAGATAGGCATGGGGATTTTAGGGTAGTACTTCTGAGAGCAGGAGGTAGAGAACTGCAAGAGTGGGTGTTAGGGTGAAGCCAGGAGGGAACCCCTTCCTGAAGGACCTGTAAGAGCACAGTGTAGGGCTATGGTGAGAGGACTTTGTTGAAAAGCCACCACTCTCAAGCTTCTGACCTTCTCTCTTGTCATCTGGGCTAGGTGAATGTGTCCCACAGGAGACTGTCACTGCCCCTGAGGTGAGTGATCCAGCTAGAACCTTCTAAGATGGATCAAGACTGGGGATGGGGTTTGCCAGAGAGGATGGAACACAGGCTTCAGGGATGAGAGTCCTGAGTGCTTCGGGTGGCACCAAGGCTCACTTCCAAGTGGAAGGCAGTGTCTCTTTCCTGTTCTGATTCTTTCACGGGGTAGATTCCTGTACAGGGAGCCTGGTGTCTCCTTACCCCTTGCCTGCCCATGAGTGCTCCAGCTGGGTTGGGGATTCCCCTCTGTGGTGGGGGAGGCAGCTCACTGCCTTGCTTATGCTCTGGCTGCTGTCACCCAGCATGTCCCAGTCTCATTGTGTTGAGTTTAGAAGGATTTTCAAGAGGAGACGGAACTTTGTAAGAGAAACAGCACAGTTCAGGGCAGATATAATACGTGGAGGATGCACACTATGTATGAGTGTGAGGAGAGATGCATGCtgagcccagcacagggcaTGGCTGTTGCACTTTGAGTGTCATCATCCAAAATGTTTGATTCTAGTCCCCGCCTGGGATCAGTACAGGGCTGGGAATGCCATGAGGCGTGGAGTGACCATGGCCTGCTGACCGCAGGCAGATGTCTGGAGACACGTGGGGGTACCAGGGAAGTGGGGTTGGCATGGCTGATGGCAGCTGTCTGTTTCCTCCTGGAGCAGAGAGCAcggagagcagtgctgccacCCGAGGAGGGCTCAGCTGCAGGC
This window encodes:
- the LOC125702613 gene encoding protein AMBP, whose translation is MAGVQDQELCPRLPAWPSPGWPLQQPCSPWSEGHAAAHWDSAESLILFSGALKFPGMMFWGLLSLLLFAVASGTPIGDQDEDIQVQENFEPERMYGKWYDVAVATTCKWMKNYKEKFSMGTLVLGPGPSTDQISTISTRLRQGDCKRVSGEYQKTGTPGKYTYYSPKWDVSIKSYVLRTNYEEYAVILMKKTSNFGPTTTLKLYGRSPELREELTEAFQQLALEMGIPADSIFILANKGECVPQETVTAPERARRAVLPPEEGSAAGPLPTYVGNKEDACRLNRDPGPCSGMLSRFFYNTSSMACETFLYGGCLGNGNNFYSEKECLQACRTEAACRLPIAQGPCQKPVIRWAFDAAQGKCIRFSYGGCKGNGNKFYSEKECKEYCGAPPQAEDEEFLRLSN